The following coding sequences are from one Candidatus Nitrohelix vancouverensis window:
- the rnhA gene encoding ribonuclease HI produces MKEVEIFTDGACKGNPGPGGYGCILRYEGRSKELKGNSRQTTNNIMEMMAAIVALQELKEPCKVSLTTDSQYLVKGATEWLAGWKRKGWKTASRQPIKNKELWEEVSRLIDMHEITWLWTRGHSGHPENERCDQLANEAILSLR; encoded by the coding sequence ATGAAAGAAGTTGAAATTTTTACCGATGGGGCCTGCAAGGGCAACCCCGGCCCAGGCGGCTATGGCTGCATTTTACGTTACGAGGGGAGGTCGAAAGAGCTCAAAGGCAACTCGCGACAGACCACTAATAATATAATGGAAATGATGGCGGCAATCGTTGCGCTACAGGAACTCAAGGAACCTTGCAAGGTGTCTCTGACCACCGATTCCCAATATCTGGTCAAGGGGGCGACGGAATGGCTCGCCGGCTGGAAACGTAAGGGCTGGAAAACCGCCTCGCGACAACCGATCAAGAATAAAGAACTTTGGGAAGAAGTTTCCCGATTGATCGACATGCACGAAATCACCTGGCTTTGGACGCGCGGACATTCCGGCCACCCGGAAAATGAACGATGCGACCAACTCGCCAACGAAGCGATTTTGAGCCTTCGATGA
- a CDS encoding ferritin family protein, whose amino-acid sequence MTDTDILPTLSFQCADAIEVSILIERQGIRFYEKASKVAKEPRVRSVFAQLAQEEKDHMQALQAKSGFLQPALPGKSMGKRAVEPSLAELIKTEIFPDEPKREADPAQLKTDEEAIEMGIQSEMRSIAILEKLLERERKMDVRAVFAHLLAEEQRHLILLRNMKEQLGEGSASA is encoded by the coding sequence ATGACCGACACCGACATTTTGCCAACTTTGAGTTTTCAATGCGCTGATGCTATTGAAGTCAGTATTTTGATTGAGCGTCAGGGTATCCGGTTCTATGAGAAGGCGAGCAAGGTCGCAAAGGAGCCGCGAGTGCGGTCTGTTTTTGCGCAATTAGCGCAAGAGGAAAAGGATCACATGCAGGCTCTGCAGGCCAAGTCTGGTTTTCTGCAACCGGCGCTTCCCGGCAAGTCCATGGGGAAGCGCGCTGTGGAACCTTCGCTGGCCGAGCTGATCAAGACGGAAATTTTTCCGGACGAGCCGAAGAGAGAAGCCGATCCTGCCCAGTTGAAGACGGATGAAGAGGCCATTGAGATGGGCATTCAATCCGAGATGCGTTCCATTGCTATTCTGGAAAAACTGCTGGAGCGGGAACGAAAGATGGATGTGCGGGCTGTTTTTGCGCATTTGCTGGCGGAAGAGCAACGCCATCTGATCCTCTTGCGTAATATGAAAGAGCAGTTGGGCGAAGGTTCGGCATCCGCCTGA